In the genome of Pyrobaculum islandicum DSM 4184, the window CCAACTTGCCAAAAAGGCTGAAAAAGAAAAAGAGCAACAAGTTCAAAAGTCAAAGAAAGAGACTAAAAAAGAGGAGACACAAACCAAAAGGACAATACAAATACTTGACGAAAAGCTGTTTCAAACTATTGCCAAGGATATTCAGAATATGAGAGTTATCACGCCATATGAAATAGCTTCTAAATATGGTATTAAAATGTCGGTGGCGTTTAAAGTATTAAGAAACTTAAGCGAAAGAGGGGACTTAGTCTTGGTCTCTAAAGGCCATCGAACTGAGATATATATACCTAGGAGGAGCTAGAGTGGCAATTCTCCACGTCTAATTTGTCTCTTCAAATTCACTACCCCCTCCTCCTTTAAGTCTATCAAATCTGCAGATCTTAAGATTTCTAACGCGGCTCTAACTACTCTGCCTTCTACCTTTGTCATTCTTGCAATATCTTCTATTAGTCTTAATACGCCTACGCTAGGATATACGGATAAGTAGTTAAACAAAGTGTTTATTACACTGTCTGCCTTTGCCTTATCTATTTTTGCCTCTTCTGCCAGTAATGTAGTGAGTTTATCTAGACTTATGCGCTCCTCTTTTACAAGCTCTACCTTAGTTTCACTCTTAGGTTCCTTAGACTCTACAGACTTAGACTTGTCACTCTCTAATTGTACTTGGACTCTAGAGGATTTAAGGTTCTCCAACTTAGGTTGTTGTAGAGTCCTCTCCTGTTTAAGAGCCTTAGGCTGAGCTTGTTTGGACTTTGATGTAGATAAAGACTCAGCAAGTTGTAGAACTACATTGCCAAAGATAACCTCAGGCCCCGAGGGTAGACACCCGATCTTTATGCATATTATAGTCTTTGCAAGAACTCCAAGTGTCTCTTGTTTGATTTTTCCGGCTTTATACAACTCTGAGAGCACTAAATTTACATATGACGTCGTTTTAAAAGCCTAAGCCTCTTTAGCTTCAACAAGTCTCCAATATGCTATTTTACCCCTCTTAATCTCCTTCACCACATTTTCTTTCTCTAACAACTTTAGTATGTAAAACACTTGAGAGTGACTAAGCCCTGTTAACTGAATAAGTCTACTGGTGGTAAGTTCACCGTACATTTTGAGATATTCTATAACCTGTTCCTTCCTCTCAAAGATCTTATCTGTTTGTCTTCTCGGCATGT includes:
- a CDS encoding 30S ribosomal protein S25e, with amino-acid sequence MGGKKKPTLSQLAKKAEKEKEQQVQKSKKETKKEETQTKRTIQILDEKLFQTIAKDIQNMRVITPYEIASKYGIKMSVAFKVLRNLSERGDLVLVSKGHRTEIYIPRRS
- a CDS encoding FaeA/PapI family transcriptional regulator; amino-acid sequence: MPRRQTDKIFERKEQVIEYLKMYGELTTSRLIQLTGLSHSQVFYILKLLEKENVVKEIKRGKIAYWRLVEAKEA